The Arabidopsis thaliana chromosome 5, partial sequence genomic interval ACTTGACAATTCTCATAGCacaaactgttttttttatgaatgtGGGTTGGTTTCAGGTAGCTGATGCGGAATTGGTGAAATCTGACAAGTTTCCGGTAGTGGTGAGTACTTGGCCTTTCCTTGAAGCTGTTAGAGCTGCTTGGAGAGCAGTTGATAATGGGAGCTCTGCAGTGGAAGCTGTTGTTGAAGGTTGTTCTGCTTGTGAAGAACTTCGTTGTGACGGTACAGGTCGGCTTTTTGGTCCGATAATTTGAATTTACTTCTTTAATGTTACTACTTCTGAAAGTGAGAGTTTTCTTTGTTGGTATTGATAGTTGGGCCTGGAGGAAGTCCGGATGAGAATGGTGAGACCATGATTGATGCTTTAGTCATGGATGGGGTAACAAATCATCAGTACCCTCCGTTTTATAAAGCCCCATTTGCATTAAGATCTTGAAGAATGACTCTTCATTTGGGTTATTCTAAGGACATTCTTAGGTGACTATGGAGGTTGGAGCTGTTGCTGCAATGCGGTATGTTAAAGACGGTATAAGAGCTGCACATCTAGTGATGAAATACTCTCAACACACGTTGCTTGCCGGAGAAGGAGCATCAGCATTTGCAATCTCCATGGGTCTCCCCGGACCCATGAACCTAAGCTCCCCTGAATCTGTAAAGAAGTGGTCGGACTGGAAAGAGAATCAGTGTCAACCCAATTTCAGGAAGAATGTAGTCCCCGCAAATGACTGTGGACCTTACAAGCCAAACAATAGTGCTATGAATGTTTTTGTAGACAAAAGCACTGAATCTTGCGAGATGGGGGCGATTGAGTATAAACCTCCTCTTGTTGGTCCTCACAATCACGATACGATATCGATGGCTGTCATTGACAGAGTAAGATGGGTTTAGTTATATTCtctatacatttttgttgCAAGGACGAGAGAAACTGAGTGTGCTCTTTCAATAGATGGGGCATATAGCTGTTGGGACATCGACCAATGGAGCCACATATAAAATTCCTGGAAGGTAATGCCATTAAAACCGAGCATTATCTCTGACCTAAACCGAACCTATCTATCTCACATGCCTCCTGAATCCTGATTGTTCAAAATGTGCAAGGAATATGCTCAAAATGGATTTCCATGTGTTATCAATATAGATTACTTAATCCATATTTCAtgtaaagatttaaaaaactttcaaaCCTTGATTGTTAAAAACAGGGTTGGTGATGGGCCTATCGTCGGTTCATCAGCCTACGCTGATGATGAAGTAGGTGGATGTGGTGCAACTGGAGATGGTGACACCATGATGCGCTTCCTCCCTTGGTAATTACCCAATCTCCTTGAacaattttgtgttttgtttctatcTCAATGCATTCTACCGACCTAGACAGGTCTTTCTCAGTGGTCACCAATGAATCTTGCCTTATTTTTGCGGCGCTAAAATTGAATATTGAGCATGTAAAAGTGAAAGGGTTATTATGTTTTATCATGTGTTAAagcaaacttcttcttcttggttggGGTTTTAGTTACCAAGTTGTGGAGAGCATGAGACAAGGAATGAAACCAGAAGAAGCTGCTAAAGATGCAATCTCGAGAATCGCAAGGAAGTTTCCAGATTTCGTGGGAGCAGTTGTGGCTGTTGACAAGAACGGATCTCACGCAGGAGCTTGCTATGGCTGGACGTTTCAGTACTCAGTCCAAAACCCTGACATGAACGATGTTCAAGTCTTTACAGTTCTTCCATGAAACAGGTAAATTATATCTACTATTAGTCCTATAGaattagtaatttattttgttggcaTCAAATATAGACTACTTATGTACTTATCTTATCAAGTTAAATCTCTTGAAATTTGGTTATAGGATCATAGGATTGAAGGTGTCTAAAAGTGATTGTAGTAACAACAATGAAACGGCAAGAAGTTCATGTCTGGAAATACGGAATGGCAAGCTCGTTTGGAGTATtctaaaatattgttttgcttttataaaaaaaaaggattttcGGATTTGTCTGAATTGATCAGACAAAGAGActagatgatttttttttttttctgtaaacaTGAACATAGTTGACTTTCTGTAATTTTAGTGATTGAGAATATAACAgtttttttgtgaaaacacGAGCACATAAAATTAGGAGAATTCCTTGGTATATCCTCGACGACTCTATATCTAgctatttaattattaaagaatgataggaaaaatataatatacaaagttatataacttttgtttctattattataaagtttagtaagaaaattgtataaaaGAGAAGACGTGACAAAAACGAGGAGCAAGTCATGCAGCCAACTAAATCCTAAGTTTAGACATAATTTCAAGCTTCATCCTAAATATGTAATCATATGCTAACAGTGAATCAAAGCGAAAACAATTCTCAAGCCTttattgaatatttatttgtttgacttCGTTTTTTAAAGCGAAAACTGCAACCTGAGGGATATACCTACGTAGATcctaaagaaataaaacagagaaagtcTGTATTATTGTTTCAATGTATgaagaaaaagtattaaaattttatcaaagaaaagaaaaaaataaaatgatttagtGAGCTGACTATGTATATAATGAGGTTGTGGCGGCAACAACGTGCTTGCTTGTGTCCTAATCCTTCTCTCTCCGTCAATAATTTCATCTCAAGAAAATGTCCTAAGatcaccaaaccaaaccaaacttagggttcttctttgttctctgcTTCAACAGAACTACAGGGTAAGCTCTGTTATGTCTGAAGCTCCATTAGTCTGTTATATTTACATCTAAATTCTTCTCAATTAGCCCTCAAAAACTCCATCTCAGACTCTTATTTCTGCAAATTTTACATTTCCATCTTCTTGCAGGAGTttgaaactctgtttttaagTTTCAGATTAAAcaatggaagagaaaaaagtagTAAGAGCGTTAAGCGAACACCTATCACTACCTCCTCCACCATCTCCTTCTGTAGCGGTAGCCATCAacgggaagaagaagagcaaataCGTCGTTTTTTGGGCTCTTGAGAAGTTTATACCTGAAGGTTTCACTGATTTCAAATTGCTCTATGTTCGTCCTCCTGTCTCTTACATCCCTACCCCAAGTAAGTTGTGACTTAAAAAGATTCATAATCTTATAATTTATGCAAAAGATCTAGGTTTTGGGTACAAAGATCGAGTTTTATTTTGGGTACGGTTCGATTTCAGTGGGGATTGCGGTAGCGGTATCAGAGCTTAGAGAGGATGTAGTATCAGCTTACAAACAAGAACTGGATTGGAGCGCAAACGAGATGCTTCGTCCTtacaagaaaatgtttgaaagGAGAAAGGTTCTATCTCTAGAACTAAATCTtaatctctctttgttttttttgttctgttttcccAAATTCTGAAAATGTACCATattgaaccaaaacaaaggtGCAAGTAGAGGTTTTGTTGCTGGATTCACTTGAGCCTGCAGCCGCGATAGCGGAAGAGATTGCTGGAACTGGAGTCACAAAACTGGTAATAGGAATGTCTCTCCGCGGATTCTTTTCAAGAAAGATCGATATGTCTTCTTTGATCGCAACAGCTGTTCCGAGATTCTGCACTGTCTATGTGATCTCGAAGGGGAAACTAGCTTCCGTGCGTCCTTCTGAGTCAGACGCTAGCGGAAGCATAAGATTCGAGAGAAGCAGTTCCACAAGTGGCTCCACTGATAGTCCTAGACTCCCTCCTGGTAAAATTTAACATCAAGTAAACTGAATTTGAGTCTTTTACATGTCGGTTTTCTGACTTGCAAAACTTGAAAAACAGAGTACCAAGACTTTCTCTCCGCTGTTTCGGAAGCACAATCCCGAGTCTCTCCTTTTTCTCCTGCTCTGAAACATTCGATGGGAAGCAACGCAGTGGCTCAGATGGATACGAGTTCGAGCGGGACGGACCAAGAGGAAGTATCTACGGGGAGAGGGATGGAGATTGTCCATAGCGGTAttgaaggaaagaagaataagGATGAGAGCTTTAGCGCTTCGTTCCCAATGGGTACAGAGGCTTACAACTCGATGAGCTGGACGTCTAAATGGAGAGATCACGAGGATAGGAGAGAGATGAGGAGCTCTTCTTCGAGTAACAACCACGATCTAGTCAATATGGACTGGGGTGCCGTGGTTCCTGAGAACTATTCTTGGGTTTCTCATACTGCCTCTCACATGTCTGATGGACTCCTCAGTGTCCATTCTATTACCGATAATCAGGTATCATTCTTGATTATTTGTCATTGATGCTGTCTTATGCAGAGAAAACAGAACGGCTTTGTTCATTTCTCTGTCTTATCCATATGCTTTGGTTCGAAGCTGAAATTGGATCTAATTGTGTAGGTGAATCTGAACTTTGAGATAGAGAAACTGAGAGCGGAGCTGAAGCATGTTCAGGAGATGTATGCCATGGCTCAAACCGAGACTGTTGGTGCTTCAAAAAAGGTTTAATAAAGGTCTTGAACCACATAGACCGTggcgtttttatttttgttaacatttgtttgttcttgcttttgttttttgttgcagCTGACTGAGCTAAACCAGAGGCGGTTCGAGGAATCCGAGAAGCTTGTGGAActgaaggaaaaagaagaagtagcaAAAGATACAGCTTCAAAGGAGAAGCAAAGGTACGAAGAGGCGATGAAGGAAGCAGAGAAGGTTAAAGAACTCATGATGAAAGAGGCTTTACATAGAAGAGAAGCTGAGTTCAAAGCAGAGCGCGATGctagagagaaagataagCTCCAGGCTTCTCTCGTCTCTCCCGGGGTCCAATACCAACATTATACCTGGGAGGAAATCGCAGCCGCAACTTCTGACTTCGCAGAAAATCTCAAGATTGGAATCGGAGCCTATGGATCAGTCTACAAATGTAATCTACATCACACGACCGGTGCTGTCAAGGTCCTTCACGCTGGAGAAACTCAGCTCTCGAAACAGTTTGATCAAGAGGTTAGAATATCCCTACCAAACCCAGCAAAAAATTTGCCATTCTGAGAGTTTTCAGTTACTTCAAGTTAATTTCGCAATTAGAGTtcaaatggttttattttatctctGTTTTAACAGCTTGAGATCTTAAGCAAAATTCGACATCCTCACTTAGTCCTCCTACTAGGGGCGTGTCCCGAACGCGGCTGCCTTGTCTACGAGTACATGGACAACGGAAGCTTAGATGACCGGTTGATGCTAGTCAACGACACACCACCGATCCCTTGGTTTGAGCGTTTCAGGATCGCTTTAGAAGTCGCTTCAGCGCTTGTATTCCTCCACAAATCCAAGCCTAGACCAATCATTCACCGTGACCTCAAACCAGGAAACATCTTGCTTGACCACAACTTCGTCAGCAAACTCGGCGATGTTGGTCTCTCAACAATGGTTAACCAAGACGATGTTTCATCTAGAACTATCTTCAAGCAAACCAGTCCCGTGGGCACGCTCTGTTACATTGACCCTGAGTATCAGCGAACCGGGATTATCTCACCTAAATCGGATGTGTACTCCCTCGGAGTTGTGATTCTGCAGCTAATAACCGCGAAACCCGCCATAGCGATTACTCATATGGTGGAAGAAGCTATCGGAGACGATGCTGAATTTATGGCAATCTTGGATAAGAAAGCTGGGTCTTGGCCCATCAGTGATACTCGTGAGTTAGCCGCTTTGGGACTGTGTTGTACAGAAATGAGACGCAGAGACAGACCGGATCTTAA includes:
- a CDS encoding N-terminal nucleophile aminohydrolases (Ntn hydrolases) superfamily protein (N-terminal nucleophile aminohydrolases (Ntn hydrolases) superfamily protein; FUNCTIONS IN: asparaginase activity, hydrolase activity; INVOLVED IN: glycoprotein catabolic process; LOCATED IN: endomembrane system; EXPRESSED IN: 21 plant structures; EXPRESSED DURING: 13 growth stages; CONTAINS InterPro DOMAIN/s: Peptidase T2, asparaginase 2 (InterPro:IPR000246); BEST Arabidopsis thaliana protein match is: N-terminal nucleophile aminohydrolases (Ntn hydrolases) superfamily protein (TAIR:AT3G16150.1); Has 35333 Blast hits to 34131 proteins in 2444 species: Archae - 798; Bacteria - 22429; Metazoa - 974; Fungi - 991; Plants - 531; Viruses - 0; Other Eukaryotes - 9610 (source: NCBI BLink).); translation: MARSDVLIFVSTLLLFLSLLTVADAELVKSDKFPVVVSTWPFLEAVRAAWRAVDNGSSAVEAVVEGCSACEELRCDGTVGPGGSPDENGETMIDALVMDGVTMEVGAVAAMRYVKDGIRAAHLVMKYSQHTLLAGEGASAFAISMGLPGPMNLSSPESVKKWSDWKENQCQPNFRKNVVPANDCGPYKPNNSAMNVFVDKSTESCEMGAIEYKPPLVGPHNHDTISMAVIDRMGHIAVGTSTNGATYKIPGRVGDGPIVGSSAYADDEVGGCGATGDGDTMMRFLPCYQVVESMRQGMKPEEAAKDAISRIARKFPDFVGAVVAVDKNGSHAGACYGWTFQYSVQNPDMNDVQVFTVLP
- a CDS encoding N-terminal nucleophile aminohydrolases (Ntn hydrolases) superfamily protein (N-terminal nucleophile aminohydrolases (Ntn hydrolases) superfamily protein; FUNCTIONS IN: asparaginase activity, hydrolase activity; INVOLVED IN: glycoprotein catabolic process; EXPRESSED IN: 21 plant structures; EXPRESSED DURING: 13 growth stages; CONTAINS InterPro DOMAIN/s: Peptidase T2, asparaginase 2 (InterPro:IPR000246); BEST Arabidopsis thaliana protein match is: N-terminal nucleophile aminohydrolases (Ntn hydrolases) superfamily protein (TAIR:AT3G16150.1); Has 35333 Blast hits to 34131 proteins in 2444 species: Archae - 798; Bacteria - 22429; Metazoa - 974; Fungi - 991; Plants - 531; Viruses - 0; Other Eukaryotes - 9610 (source: NCBI BLink).): MEVGAVAAMRYVKDGIRAAHLVMKYSQHTLLAGEGASAFAISMGLPGPMNLSSPESVKKWSDWKENQCQPNFRKNVVPANDCGPYKPNNSAMNVFVDKSTESCEMGAIEYKPPLVGPHNHDTISMAVIDRMGHIAVGTSTNGATYKIPGRVGDGPIVGSSAYADDEVGGCGATGDGDTMMRFLPCYQVVESMRQGMKPEEAAKDAISRIARKFPDFVGAVVAVDKNGSHAGACYGWTFQYSVQNPDMNDVQVFTVLP
- a CDS encoding U-box domain-containing protein kinase family protein (U-box domain-containing protein kinase family protein; FUNCTIONS IN: ubiquitin-protein ligase activity, protein serine/threonine kinase activity, protein kinase activity, kinase activity, ATP binding; INVOLVED IN: protein amino acid phosphorylation, protein ubiquitination; LOCATED IN: ubiquitin ligase complex; CONTAINS InterPro DOMAIN/s: Protein kinase, catalytic domain (InterPro:IPR000719), U box domain (InterPro:IPR003613), Serine/threonine-protein kinase-like domain (InterPro:IPR017442), Protein kinase-like domain (InterPro:IPR011009), Serine/threonine-protein kinase, active site (InterPro:IPR008271); BEST Arabidopsis thaliana protein match is: U-box domain-containing protein kinase family protein (TAIR:AT4G25160.1); Has 1807 Blast hits to 1807 proteins in 277 species: Archae - 0; Bacteria - 0; Metazoa - 736; Fungi - 347; Plants - 385; Viruses - 0; Other Eukaryotes - 339 (source: NCBI BLink).), which produces MEEKKVVRALSEHLSLPPPPSPSVAVAINGKKKSKYVVFWALEKFIPEGFTDFKLLYVRPPVSYIPTPMGIAVAVSELREDVVSAYKQELDWSANEMLRPYKKMFERRKVQVEVLLLDSLEPAAAIAEEIAGTGVTKLVIGMSLRGFFSRKIDMSSLIATAVPRFCTVYVISKGKLASVRPSESDASGSIRFERSSSTSGSTDSPRLPPEYQDFLSAVSEAQSRVSPFSPALKHSMGSNAVAQMDTSSSGTDQEEVSTGRGMEIVHSGIEGKKNKDESFSASFPMGTEAYNSMSWTSKWRDHEDRREMRSSSSSNNHDLVNMDWGAVVPENYSWVSHTASHMSDGLLSVHSITDNQVNLNFEIEKLRAELKHVQEMYAMAQTETVGASKKLTELNQRRFEESEKLVELKEKEEVAKDTASKEKQRYEEAMKEAEKVKELMMKEALHRREAEFKAERDAREKDKLQASLVSPGVQYQHYTWEEIAAATSDFAENLKIGIGAYGSVYKCNLHHTTGAVKVLHAGETQLSKQFDQELEILSKIRHPHLVLLLGACPERGCLVYEYMDNGSLDDRLMLVNDTPPIPWFERFRIALEVASALVFLHKSKPRPIIHRDLKPGNILLDHNFVSKLGDVGLSTMVNQDDVSSRTIFKQTSPVGTLCYIDPEYQRTGIISPKSDVYSLGVVILQLITAKPAIAITHMVEEAIGDDAEFMAILDKKAGSWPISDTRELAALGLCCTEMRRRDRPDLKDQIIPALERLRKVADKAQNLLSRTPSGPPSHFICPLLKGVMNEPCVAADGYTYDREAIEEWLRQKDTSPVTNLPLPNKNLIANYTLYSAIMEWKSNKR
- a CDS encoding U-box domain-containing protein kinase family protein (U-box domain-containing protein kinase family protein; FUNCTIONS IN: ubiquitin-protein ligase activity, protein serine/threonine kinase activity, protein kinase activity, kinase activity, ATP binding; INVOLVED IN: protein amino acid phosphorylation, protein ubiquitination; LOCATED IN: ubiquitin ligase complex; CONTAINS InterPro DOMAIN/s: U box domain (InterPro:IPR003613), Serine/threonine-protein kinase domain (InterPro:IPR002290), Serine/threonine-protein kinase-like domain (InterPro:IPR017442), Serine/threonine-protein kinase, active site (InterPro:IPR008271), Protein kinase-like domain (InterPro:IPR011009), Protein kinase, catalytic domain (InterPro:IPR000719), Tyrosine-protein kinase, catalytic domain (InterPro:IPR020635); BEST Arabidopsis thaliana protein match is: U-box domain-containing protein kinase family protein (TAIR:AT4G25160.1).) produces the protein MEEKKVVRALSEHLSLPPPPSPSVAVAINGKKKSKYVVFWALEKFIPEGFTDFKLLYVRPPVSYIPTPMGIAVAVSELREDVVSAYKQELDWSANEMLRPYKKMFERRKVQVEVLLLDSLEPAAAIAEEIAGTGVTKLVIGMSLRGFFSRKIDMSSLIATAVPRFCTVYVISKGKLASVRPSESDASGSIRFERSSSTSGSTDSPRLPPEYQDFLSAVSEAQSRVSPFSPALKHSMGSNAVAQMDTSSSGTDQEEVSTGRGMEIVHSGIEGKKNKDESFSASFPMGTEAYNSMSWTSKWRDHEDRREMRSSSSSNNHDLVNMDWGAVVPENYSWVSHTASHMSDGLLSVHSITDNQVNLNFEIEKLRAELKHVQEMYAMAQTETVGASKKLTELNQRRFEESEKLVELKEKEEVAKDTASKEKQRYEEAMKEAEKVKELMMKEALHRREAEFKAERDAREKDKLQASLVSPGVQYQHYTWEEIAAATSDFAENLKIGIGAYGSVYKCNLHHTTGAVKVLHAGETQLSKQFDQELEILSKIRHPHLVLLLGACPERGCLVYEYMDNGSLDDRLMLVNDTPPIPWFERFRIALEVASALVFLHKSKPRPIIHRDLKPGNILLDHNFVSKLGDVGLSTMVNQDDVSSRTIFKQTSPVGTLCYIDPEYQRTGIISPKSDVYSLGVVILQLITAKPAIAITHMVEEAIGDDAEFMAILDKKAGSWPISDTRELAALGLCCTEMRRRDRPDLKDQIIPALERLRKVADKAQNLLSRTPSGPPSHFICPLLKGVMNEPCVAADGYTYDREAIEEWLRQKDTSPVTNLPLPNKNLIANYTLYSAIMEWKSNKRLNFPKEKFLAYHPIQ